The following proteins are encoded in a genomic region of Stutzerimonas stutzeri:
- the nahK gene encoding hybrid sensor histidine kinase/response regulator NahK/ErcS' yields MACTSTRPSPASPSAGLEDGAAAELLARQTELERENYKLRRINAALIERIESSGSGRDASYAAFQHSVELAEQVRERTDALNQAMAELKASNRLLSDARLRAETAHQHLVDAIESISDAFVLFDKDQRIVLFNKRFKSLWSRTRARINSGTRLSELKRLAESSGMIAEEHRGKANEPTVYRLHNGRWVQVSERPTREGGLVMLYTDITEVKISETMRREQALAQKSRLLQRAVDNLSQGVAMVSADGGLELWNGRFLELCGLAPIEAHRPFEEVMADSELKLLTPNTFDADGQPLTELEQHLFDGRTLEIRTHPLPTGGFVNTFTDITERYRHAEALRESERWIRLITDHVPALIAYVSADLTYEFTNKVYEEWYRWPSDGMLGQSLRDVHNGQHWQQLEPYIDRALSGESVSFELAERNHCGQQRYMLRSYVPNRQANGEVAGIFVLIQDITDRRRTAEALHQAYQNLEQRVRERTAELTSLNEQLLCEIDERAHAEARLREAKREAELANLSKTKFLAAVSHDLLQPLNAARLFTSALLEQPDAPSSGLIRNISNSLEDVENLLGTLVDISKLDAGVIKPDIAPFAVSELLENLAVEFRQIAGSEQLQLDFIPCSALVRSDIQLLARILRNLLTNAIRYTRSGRVMLGCRRRRQSLSIEVWDTGVGIPEDKLEEIFHEFKRGDGVRPQQDRGLGLGLAIVEKIARILGHRIQVSSAPGRGSKFAIEVPLAKRAPKASPEVANTDLLLERLKGARVWVLDNDTAICAGMRTLLEGWGCQVITALSEQDLAGQVDNFHADADLIIADYHLDNGCNGVDVVETVNARRASPLPALMITANYSNELKQQVRELGHMLMHKPVRPMKLKTAMCHMLDQGHG; encoded by the coding sequence ATGGCATGCACATCAACCAGACCTTCACCGGCGTCGCCATCGGCCGGCCTGGAGGACGGGGCGGCCGCTGAGTTACTCGCCAGGCAGACCGAACTCGAGCGCGAAAACTACAAGCTGCGTCGTATCAACGCCGCGCTGATCGAGCGTATCGAGTCCAGCGGCAGCGGCCGCGATGCCTCCTATGCGGCCTTTCAGCATTCGGTCGAGCTGGCCGAGCAGGTGCGCGAGCGCACCGATGCGCTGAACCAGGCGATGGCAGAGCTGAAGGCCAGCAACCGGCTGCTCAGCGATGCGCGGCTGCGCGCCGAAACCGCGCACCAGCATCTGGTGGACGCCATCGAGAGCATCTCCGATGCCTTCGTGCTGTTCGACAAGGACCAACGCATCGTTCTGTTCAACAAACGCTTCAAGTCACTGTGGAGCCGTACCCGGGCGCGCATCAACAGCGGAACCCGGCTGTCGGAGCTCAAGCGGCTGGCCGAAAGCAGCGGCATGATCGCCGAAGAGCACCGCGGCAAGGCCAACGAGCCCACGGTCTACCGTCTGCACAATGGCCGCTGGGTCCAGGTCAGCGAACGACCGACCCGCGAGGGCGGGCTGGTGATGCTCTACACCGACATCACCGAGGTGAAGATCAGCGAGACGATGCGCCGGGAACAAGCCTTGGCGCAGAAGTCGCGGCTGTTGCAGCGTGCCGTCGACAACCTCTCGCAAGGGGTGGCGATGGTTAGTGCCGATGGCGGCCTCGAACTATGGAACGGGCGCTTCCTCGAACTCTGCGGCCTGGCACCGATCGAGGCGCATCGACCCTTCGAGGAGGTCATGGCCGACAGCGAACTCAAGCTGCTGACGCCCAATACCTTCGATGCCGACGGCCAACCCTTGACCGAACTGGAGCAGCACCTGTTCGACGGCCGCACGCTGGAGATCCGCACGCATCCGCTGCCCACCGGCGGCTTCGTCAATACCTTCACCGACATCACCGAGCGTTATCGCCATGCCGAAGCGCTGCGTGAAAGCGAGCGCTGGATTCGCCTGATCACCGACCACGTGCCGGCACTGATTGCCTATGTCTCGGCGGACCTGACTTACGAATTCACCAACAAGGTCTACGAGGAGTGGTACCGCTGGCCCAGCGACGGCATGCTCGGTCAGTCCTTGCGGGACGTACACAACGGCCAGCACTGGCAACAACTGGAGCCCTACATCGACCGCGCGCTGTCCGGCGAAAGCGTCAGCTTCGAACTGGCCGAGCGCAACCATTGCGGGCAGCAGCGTTACATGCTGCGTTCCTACGTGCCGAACCGTCAGGCCAATGGCGAGGTGGCGGGCATATTCGTGCTGATCCAGGACATCACCGATCGCCGGCGCACCGCCGAGGCGTTGCACCAGGCTTATCAGAATCTGGAGCAGCGGGTGCGCGAGCGCACGGCAGAGCTGACCAGCCTGAACGAGCAGCTGCTGTGCGAAATCGACGAGCGTGCCCACGCCGAGGCGCGGCTGCGCGAGGCCAAACGCGAGGCCGAGCTGGCCAACCTGTCGAAAACCAAGTTCCTGGCGGCGGTCAGCCATGACCTCTTGCAGCCGCTCAACGCGGCCCGACTGTTCACCAGCGCCTTGCTCGAACAACCTGACGCCCCCAGCAGCGGGCTGATCCGCAATATCAGCAATTCGCTGGAAGACGTGGAAAACCTGCTCGGCACGCTGGTGGATATCTCCAAGCTGGACGCCGGCGTGATCAAGCCGGACATTGCACCCTTCGCCGTCAGTGAACTGCTGGAAAACCTCGCGGTGGAGTTCCGTCAGATCGCCGGCAGCGAGCAGCTGCAACTGGACTTCATTCCCTGTTCGGCGCTGGTGCGCAGCGATATCCAGCTGTTGGCCCGCATCCTGCGTAACCTGTTGACCAATGCCATCCGCTACACCCGCAGCGGCCGCGTGATGCTCGGCTGCCGTCGTCGCCGGCAGAGCCTGTCGATCGAAGTCTGGGACACCGGTGTCGGGATACCCGAAGACAAGCTCGAAGAAATCTTCCACGAATTCAAACGTGGTGACGGCGTGCGCCCGCAACAGGACCGGGGGCTCGGCCTGGGCCTTGCGATCGTCGAAAAGATCGCGCGGATTCTCGGCCATCGCATTCAGGTCAGCTCGGCGCCAGGGCGCGGTTCCAAGTTCGCCATCGAGGTGCCACTGGCCAAGCGGGCCCCCAAGGCCAGCCCGGAGGTGGCCAATACCGATCTGCTGTTGGAGCGGCTCAAGGGCGCCCGCGTCTGGGTACTGGATAACGACACGGCGATCTGCGCCGGGATGCGTACCTTGCTGGAAGGCTGGGGCTGCCAGGTCATCACCGCGCTGTCGGAGCAGGATCTGGCCGGGCAGGTCGACAACTTTCATGCCGATGCCGACTTGATCATTGCCGACTACCACCTGGATAACGGCTGCAACGGCGTCGACGTGGTGGAAACCGTCAATGCCCGTCGGGCCAGCCCACTACCAGCACTGATGATCACCGCCAACTACAGCAACGAGCTGAAGCAACAGGTGCGAGAGCTCGGCCACATGCTGATGCACAAACCTGTGCGGCCGATGAAGCTCAAGACCGCCATGTGCCACATGCTGGACCAGGGCCATGGCTGA
- the nosP gene encoding nitric oxide-sensing protein NosP gives MSEARDPETVAQDLARQLIHPHLGFVLFFCSAEYDLPALGAALHQYFGGVRLVGCTSAGEITSQGYGRSCVTAVGFDHRSFSIACELIDEMDRFSLIDAQQLVERLGSDCRSNSLAPIKDHSFALTLLDGLSSREEIVLSALSAAFGSIPHFGGSAGDDNHLTDTHVYYDGKFHSGAAIVVLVNTWLDFEVFTTHHLLPRSEKLVVTRADSHSRRVYELNAEPAAEEYARLIGVQVSDLDHRLFAAHPLAVRINEHYYVRSIQKVNEDLSLTFYCAVENGIVLTAMRPGPLMPNLETLFERLEQRLGPPLLTIGCDCFLRRLEIESNGSTDDTSAFLRRQQVIGFNTYGEQFNGMHINQTFTGVAIGRPGGRGGR, from the coding sequence ATGTCGGAGGCGCGTGATCCCGAAACGGTCGCCCAGGACCTGGCGCGCCAACTGATTCACCCGCACCTGGGGTTCGTCCTGTTCTTCTGTTCGGCCGAGTACGACCTGCCTGCGCTGGGAGCCGCGCTGCATCAGTACTTCGGGGGCGTGCGACTGGTCGGCTGTACCTCCGCCGGCGAAATCACCTCGCAAGGCTACGGTCGCAGCTGCGTGACCGCCGTCGGCTTCGATCACCGCAGCTTTTCGATTGCGTGCGAACTGATCGACGAGATGGACCGCTTCAGCCTCATCGACGCACAGCAACTGGTGGAGCGCCTGGGCAGCGACTGCCGTAGCAACTCCCTGGCGCCAATCAAGGATCACAGCTTCGCGCTGACCTTGCTCGATGGCCTGTCCAGCCGCGAGGAGATCGTCTTGTCCGCGTTGAGTGCCGCCTTCGGCAGCATTCCGCATTTCGGCGGTTCGGCCGGCGACGACAACCACCTGACCGATACCCACGTCTATTACGACGGCAAGTTCCACAGCGGGGCGGCGATCGTCGTGCTGGTCAACACCTGGCTCGATTTCGAAGTGTTCACCACCCATCACCTCCTGCCGCGCAGCGAGAAGTTGGTGGTCACACGCGCCGACAGCCACTCGCGCCGCGTCTATGAGCTCAACGCCGAACCGGCGGCCGAGGAATACGCGCGCTTGATCGGCGTCCAGGTCAGTGACCTGGATCACCGTCTGTTCGCGGCGCACCCCTTGGCGGTGCGTATCAACGAGCACTACTACGTGCGCTCGATCCAGAAGGTCAACGAGGACCTGAGTCTGACCTTCTATTGCGCGGTGGAGAACGGCATCGTGCTCACCGCCATGCGCCCTGGGCCACTGATGCCCAATCTGGAGACGCTGTTCGAGCGCCTCGAGCAGCGCCTCGGGCCACCGCTGCTGACCATCGGCTGCGACTGCTTCCTCAGGCGGCTCGAAATCGAGAGCAACGGTTCCACCGACGACACGTCGGCCTTTCTTCGACGTCAGCAGGTGATCGGCTTCAACACCTACGGAGAGCAGTTCAATGGCATGCACATCAACCAGACCTTCACCGGCGTCGCCATCGGCCGGCCTGGAGGACGGGGCGGCCGCTGA
- a CDS encoding porin — MHNKKNASKTLIPLALASAIAMTLSQSAVAEIKLYDKDDTTFSVDGYFNTFYVSSKVDRAGEQFDRDQSRVKMGFLPNYIGFNFGKQLDDVKVGGRSSFWVTINDSDSNGTETGIDVRQFYGTASNDQWGEVLFGKDFGLFGRSNIFLDEMLTGYGQVSDTLGLVDFGGVSFGNIGTGYPYPFPTSQVTYRSPVMGGLRIAAGIMDPVDTTDDQSSALDEAYQDSPRFETEVTYQFDLGGAQFYTWINGMQQSSKNTDSTVDDVDSKGLGYGVQAKMAGFSLTASGFQAEGINPFYTNNAGKAHLRDVDSDGYLLQGSYTFGKNRIALSTGKTKDDGNGLGTAADYQTRGIAYFRTINDNLKLVAEVNEFELRGHDTDALDEDTRTFAIGATLSF; from the coding sequence ATGCACAACAAGAAGAATGCGAGTAAAACCCTTATCCCGTTGGCCCTGGCCAGCGCGATTGCCATGACCCTGAGCCAATCGGCGGTCGCCGAAATCAAGCTGTACGACAAGGACGACACCACCTTCTCCGTCGACGGCTACTTCAACACCTTCTACGTCAGCAGCAAGGTCGATCGTGCCGGCGAACAGTTCGATCGCGACCAGTCACGGGTGAAGATGGGTTTCCTGCCCAACTACATCGGCTTCAACTTTGGCAAGCAGCTCGATGACGTCAAAGTCGGCGGACGTTCGTCCTTCTGGGTCACCATCAACGACAGCGACAGCAACGGCACCGAGACCGGCATCGATGTTCGCCAGTTCTACGGCACCGCCTCCAACGATCAATGGGGTGAGGTGCTCTTCGGTAAGGACTTCGGTTTGTTCGGCCGGTCCAACATCTTCCTCGACGAGATGCTCACCGGTTATGGCCAGGTCAGCGACACCCTGGGCCTGGTCGACTTCGGCGGCGTTTCCTTCGGCAACATCGGCACCGGCTACCCGTACCCGTTCCCGACCTCCCAGGTCACCTATCGCTCGCCAGTGATGGGCGGCCTGCGTATCGCTGCCGGCATCATGGACCCGGTCGATACCACGGACGACCAGAGCTCGGCACTGGATGAGGCCTACCAGGACAGCCCGCGCTTCGAAACCGAGGTCACCTATCAGTTCGACCTGGGCGGCGCGCAGTTCTACACCTGGATCAACGGCATGCAGCAGAGCTCCAAGAACACTGACAGCACGGTCGATGACGTGGATTCAAAGGGGCTCGGTTACGGCGTGCAGGCCAAAATGGCAGGCTTCTCGCTGACCGCGTCGGGCTTCCAGGCCGAGGGGATCAACCCGTTCTACACCAACAACGCCGGTAAGGCTCACCTGCGCGACGTCGACAGCGACGGTTACCTGTTGCAGGGTTCCTACACCTTCGGCAAGAACCGCATCGCCCTGTCCACCGGCAAGACCAAGGACGACGGCAACGGTCTGGGCACTGCAGCCGATTATCAGACCCGTGGGATCGCCTACTTCCGGACCATCAACGACAACCTGAAGCTGGTGGCCGAGGTGAACGAGTTCGAGTTGCGCGGCCATGACACCGACGCCCTCGACGAAGACACACGCACCTTCGCCATCGGCGCCACGCTCAGCTTCTAA
- the pqqF gene encoding pyrroloquinoline quinone biosynthesis protein PqqF, whose protein sequence is MQPPSDLSRRPPQTTLANGLRVRLLPQSGHSQAAVLLRAHAGAHDAPRDYPGLAHFLEHLLFLGSRGYSAEDGLMAFVQACGGQLNASTRERHTDFFFQLPAAQLEPALHRLLDMLAHPLLDPAAQVREREVLQAEFQARAQDVETLCDAALGTAFDQHHPFAGFHAGNRDTLPVEDHAFQQALLGYHQRFYHTGQMELLITGPQTPAQLQRLAERADGLLAAGCTVMREAPPLRCTRDAWLRLHIDKPEPRLNLLFALEQLPEQAQAALDLLSFWITSQAQQGFARRLRDADLCHSVKLRTPYWYAGQGVVVVELFLTTRGLAERAAIVDAALDWLRHCSRESYWQSGYPEYQRVRQRSLQGAEPLARLRHWVEPLAWSRDSDEHAVRQAFASLVAQMVASGPLVMTADQSDCAPLARAGFPLRLKHEPPLHATRTAWQWQPPAINPWLQPASHTYEASSLSPALHWHGPVDAGGQGALHVRWQFPAGQAESGLRQVLRHALEASDWAVQQAGVTLRFEDLGHAWCLSLMGFAEAIPAILIDLSHVLRNPPEASFTQGRRLAAREAALAGDGMLIRQLLDRLPRLLADASAVQARGESLEPSRLLAHWRSAQWQALATGFSPTLSGPLSDALDALPGSAAPAPKTPVVQTAGLRWHDVSSGTVLPETALLLFCPLSQQSAGCEAAWRVLARLIEGHFFRRLRSELQLGYAVFSRFCQFGSHPGILFAVQSPTASAAQILAHIETFFADFAKCLDAMPAETIERASQAASETHLIAETDLRARAEQLWQCLQAGHDSHRPREVATAMHALQRQDLTDALAALRARTAGWVVVANAAAPDATWA, encoded by the coding sequence ATGCAGCCTCCATCCGACCTCTCCCGACGACCACCGCAGACGACGCTAGCCAACGGCCTGCGGGTGCGTCTGTTGCCCCAGTCGGGCCATTCGCAGGCGGCGGTCTTGCTGCGCGCCCATGCCGGAGCGCACGATGCGCCGCGGGACTATCCCGGATTGGCGCATTTCCTCGAGCATCTGCTGTTTCTCGGCAGCCGCGGCTATAGCGCGGAAGACGGCCTGATGGCGTTCGTCCAAGCCTGTGGCGGACAGCTGAACGCATCGACTCGGGAGCGGCACACCGACTTCTTCTTCCAACTGCCGGCCGCACAACTCGAACCCGCCTTGCATCGCCTGCTGGACATGCTGGCGCATCCGCTGCTCGATCCTGCCGCCCAGGTGCGCGAACGGGAGGTGCTGCAGGCGGAATTTCAGGCGCGCGCGCAGGATGTCGAAACGCTGTGCGACGCGGCGTTGGGCACGGCCTTCGACCAGCACCATCCATTCGCCGGCTTCCACGCAGGCAACCGCGACACCCTGCCGGTGGAGGATCACGCGTTCCAACAGGCGCTGCTTGGCTACCACCAGCGCTTCTACCACACCGGCCAGATGGAGCTGCTCATCACCGGCCCACAGACGCCTGCCCAGTTGCAGCGGCTCGCCGAGCGTGCCGATGGCCTGCTCGCCGCGGGCTGCACGGTCATGCGCGAGGCGCCGCCGCTACGCTGCACCCGCGATGCCTGGCTGCGGCTGCACATCGATAAACCCGAGCCCCGTCTGAACCTGCTGTTTGCCCTCGAACAGTTGCCCGAACAGGCGCAAGCGGCGCTGGATCTCCTGTCGTTCTGGATCACCTCGCAAGCGCAGCAGGGTTTTGCCCGACGCCTGCGCGACGCCGACCTGTGTCATTCGGTCAAGTTGCGCACACCCTACTGGTACGCGGGGCAGGGCGTGGTCGTGGTTGAGCTGTTCTTGACGACGCGGGGGCTGGCCGAGCGTGCAGCAATCGTCGACGCAGCGCTCGACTGGTTGCGTCACTGTTCGCGCGAGTCGTATTGGCAAAGCGGCTATCCGGAATACCAGCGTGTGCGTCAACGCAGCCTGCAGGGCGCCGAGCCTCTGGCGAGGCTGCGGCACTGGGTAGAGCCGCTGGCCTGGAGCCGCGACAGCGATGAGCACGCGGTTCGCCAGGCGTTCGCCTCGCTGGTGGCACAGATGGTCGCCTCGGGACCGCTGGTGATGACCGCTGACCAGTCCGACTGCGCGCCGCTCGCACGTGCGGGCTTCCCGTTACGACTCAAGCACGAGCCGCCACTGCATGCGACCCGAACGGCATGGCAATGGCAGCCGCCGGCGATCAATCCCTGGTTGCAGCCCGCCAGCCATACGTACGAAGCGAGTTCGCTTTCGCCGGCATTGCACTGGCACGGGCCGGTCGATGCGGGCGGCCAGGGCGCGCTGCATGTGCGTTGGCAGTTTCCAGCAGGGCAGGCCGAGTCGGGGCTGCGCCAGGTGCTGCGACACGCCCTCGAGGCCAGCGACTGGGCGGTGCAGCAGGCAGGTGTGACACTGCGCTTCGAGGATCTGGGACACGCCTGGTGCCTGAGCCTGATGGGTTTCGCCGAGGCCATCCCAGCGATACTTATCGATCTATCCCATGTGCTGCGAAACCCGCCCGAGGCATCCTTTACCCAGGGGCGGCGGCTTGCGGCGCGTGAGGCCGCACTGGCCGGCGACGGCATGTTAATTCGCCAATTGCTCGACCGCTTGCCGCGATTGCTGGCAGATGCATCGGCCGTCCAGGCGCGTGGCGAGTCGCTGGAGCCGAGCAGGCTCCTGGCACATTGGCGATCGGCGCAGTGGCAGGCGCTGGCGACAGGCTTCTCGCCGACCCTGAGTGGCCCCTTGTCCGATGCGCTCGACGCCTTGCCGGGGTCCGCCGCGCCAGCGCCGAAAACGCCAGTCGTTCAAACGGCGGGGCTGCGCTGGCATGACGTGAGCAGTGGGACGGTGCTACCCGAAACGGCTCTGCTGCTGTTCTGCCCGTTGTCGCAGCAAAGCGCTGGTTGCGAGGCCGCCTGGCGCGTATTGGCCCGGCTGATCGAAGGACACTTCTTCCGTCGCCTGCGCAGCGAACTGCAACTGGGCTACGCGGTTTTCAGCCGTTTCTGCCAGTTCGGCAGCCACCCCGGCATCCTCTTCGCGGTGCAATCGCCCACGGCGTCGGCGGCGCAGATACTCGCGCATATCGAGACGTTTTTCGCCGACTTCGCCAAGTGCCTGGACGCCATGCCGGCCGAGACCATCGAGCGAGCCTCGCAGGCTGCGAGTGAAACGCACCTCATCGCCGAAACGGACCTGCGGGCTCGCGCGGAACAGCTTTGGCAATGCCTGCAAGCCGGGCACGACAGCCATCGCCCGCGCGAGGTCGCAACGGCCATGCATGCATTGCAACGCCAGGACCTGACGGATGCCCTGGCAGCACTGCGCGCCCGCACCGCGGGCTGGGTCGTGGTGGCCAACGCCGCCGCACCCGATGCCACCTGGGCCTGA